CCACGTTACATTAATCTTAGGTAATAAAGAAAATTAATCAAGGTATGGGACAGAAGACAAATCCAATTGGTAATAGATTAGGTATCATCAGAGGATGGGATTCTAACTGGTTTGGTGGAAACGATTATGGAGACAGAATCGCGGAAGACTACAAAATCAGAAGATACCTTGAGGCTAGATTATCTAAAGGTGGTATTTCAAAAATCTATATTGAAAGAACACTAAAATTAGTAACAGTTACAATTACTACTGCTAGACCGGGACTTATCATCGGTAAAGGAGGTCAGGAAGTTGATAAATTGAAAGAAGAATTGAAGAAACTTACAGGTAAGGATATTCAAATCAACATCTTCGAAATCAAAAGACCTGAACTAGATGCAGTATTAGTTGCTGATAGTATTTCTAAGCAGATTGAAAACAGAATCTCTTACAGAAGAGCTGTTAAAATGGCTATGGCAAGTACTATGAGAATGGGTGCTGAAGGTATCAAAGTTCAGATCTCTGGTAGATTGAACGGTGCTGAAATGGCAAGAAGCGAATCTTTCAAAGAAGGAAGAATTCCATTGTCTACTTTCAGAGCTGATATTGATTATCACTGGGCTGAAGCTCACACTACTTACGGTAGACTAGGAGTAAAAGTTTGGATCATGAAAGGAGAAGTTTATGGTAAAAGAGAACTTTCTCCACTAGTGGGACAACAGAAAAAAGGAGGTCCTGCAGGAGGAGGAAACAGAGGTGGAGACAGAGATAACAGAAGACCTAGAAAAAACAACAACAATAACAATAATAATTAAAATTTTAGATTAGAAATTTTGAATTTTAAATTACCGTTACTTTTTTAAAATTAAAAAAAATCTAAAATCTAAAATCTAAAATCTAAAATTTAGAAATTATGTTACAACCAAAAAGAACCAAATTCCGTAGAGTTCACAAGATGAAGATGAAGGGGAATGCCCAGAGAGGTAGTCAACTTGCTTACGGAACTTTTGGAATCAAAGCTATTGAAGGAGCTTGGATCACTGCAAGACAGATTGAAGCTGCGCGTATCGCTGCGACAAGATATATGAAGAGAGAAGGTCAGTTATGGATCAAAATTTTCCCGGATAAGCCTATTACTAAGAAACCAGCGGAAGTACGTATGGGTAAAGGTAAAGGTGCCGTTGAATATTGGGTAGCTGTAGTAAAACCAGGTAAAATTATGTTCGAAGTAGGAGGTGTTCCTTACGAAGTTGCGAAAGAAGCTCTTAGACTTGCTGCACAGAAATTACCGGTAGTTACTAAATTCGTAGTTGCTAACGATTTTGTTAAACCTCTATAATCTTTGAATACAATGAAACAAGCTGATATTAAAAATTTAAGCGCAGGGGATATTCAAGCGAAACTTGCTGAACTGAAAGCACAATATTCAAAACTGAAATTGGCTCACAAGATCAGCCCAATTGAAAATCCTATTCAAATCAAAGATTTGAGAAGAACAATCGCAAGACTAAACACTGAGTTAACTAACAAACAATAATTTCATTTTACAATGGATAGAAATTTAAGAAAAGAAAGAATCGGAGTGGTTTCCAGCAATAAAATGGAAAAAACCATTGTTGTTAGTGAAACTACAAGAGTAAAGCACCCGATGTACGGTAAATTCGTTTTGAAAACGAAAAAATATACTGCACACGACGAGAACAACGAATGCACAGAAGGTGATACAGTTCTTATCCAGGAAACTAGACCTTTGAGCAAGAACAAAAGATGGAGATTAGTAAGAATCATTGAAAAAGCTAAGTAATAATGTTACAAACAGAATCAAGATTAAAAGTTGCTGATAATACAGGTGCAAAAGAAGTACTAGTTATCAGAGTTCTGGGAGGAACCAGAAGAAGATATGCTTCAGTTGGTGATAAAATCGTTGTTACTATCAAGGATTCTACACCATCAGGAAACGCTAAAAAAGGTCAGGTATCTAAAGCTGTAGTAGTAAGAACTAAAAAAGCGGTTAGAAGAAAAGATGGTTCATACATCAAATTCGAAGACAATGCTTGTGTATTGCTAAACGCAGCAGGAGAAATGAGAGGAACACGTGTTTTCGGACCGGTTGCTCGTGAGTTGAGAGACAAAGAATATATGAAAATCATTTCATTAGCTCCTGAAGTACTTTAATTTTTAAAATTTTTAAACAAAATGTCAAAGTTAAAAATAAAAAGAGGAGATAACGTAATCATTACTACTGGTAAGAAAGATATCAAAGGTAAGACTGGTGAAGTTATTGAAGTGATCAAAAAAGAAGGAAGAGATCCAAGAGTAATCGTTGCAGGTCTTAACATCGTTAAAAAACACGTTAAGCCTTCAGCTTCTAACCCTCAAGGTGGAATTACTGAAAAAGAAGCTTCTATTCATATCTCAAACGTAGCTTTAGTTGGTAAAGACGGAAAAGCTATCAAAATCGGTTACAAAATCGAAGGAGATAAGAAAGTAAGAATCAACAAAAAAACGGGTGAAACTTTATAATTTAAATTAACACATGGAATTTATAGCAAGACCCAAAAAAATATATCAAGAGAAAATTGTTCCTGCAATGATGGAAGAATTTGGGTACAAGTCAATCATGCAAGTACCTAAATTAGAGAAAATCGTTATTTCACAAGGTTTAGGTGATGCTACTGCAGATAAAAAAATCATTGATTATGCTGTAGAAGAATTAACGATGATTACTGGCCAGAAAGCAGTAGGAACTATCTCTAAGAAAGACGAAGCTGCTTTCAAGTTGAGAAAAGGTATGCCTGTAGGAGCTAAAGTAACATTAAGAGCTCAGAGAATGTATGAGTTCTTAGACAGACTTACTTCTTCTGCTTTGCCACGTATCAGAGATTTCTCTGGTATTAAAGCAGATGGTTTCGATGGTAGAGGTAATTACAACTTAGGTATTACTGAGCAAATTATCTTCCCAGAAATCGCAATCGACAAAGTGAAAAAAATCCAGGGGATGGACATCACTTTCGTTACTACTGCGAAAACTGATAAAGAAGCTAAAGCATTATTAACTCACTTCGGTTTACCATTTAAAAAGAACTAAGAAATGGCTAAAGAATCAATGAAAGCGCGTGAGCGCAAAAGAGAAGCACTAGTTGCTAAATACGCTGCTAAAAGACAAGCTCTTAAAGAAGCTGGTGATTATGAAGGACTTCAGAAATTACCTAAAAATGCTTCTCCTGTAAGATTACACAACAGATGTAAACTAACAGGTAGACCAAGAGGATACATGAGAACGTTCGGAATTTCCAGAGTAACTTTCAGAGAAATGGCAAACAACGGTCTTATCCCAGGAGTAAGAAAAGCCAGTTGGTAATAATTACTAATTAAAATCGGGACAATTAAGTTGTCAAGATACTAAAGATAAAAAATATCAGACCGAAGATTTCTGAAGTCTGATATTTTACTCTTCAAGTCTTTTCAAAACTGATTGTTCTTTAACCAATAATTTATAAAAGAAAAATGGTAACAGATCCAATTTCAGATTTCCTAACAAGAGTAAGGAACGCACAAAGCGCAGGCCACAAAGTGGTGGAAATTCCTGCATCGAAAATCAAAAAGGAGATTACTAAGATCTTATTTGATCAAGGGTATATCTTAAACTTTAAGTTTGAAGATAACGCTGTTCAAGGTTCGATCAAAATCGCTTTAAAGTACGATAAACAAACCAACAAACCTGCTATTAAGTCTATTCAGAGAGCTTCAAGACCAGGTTTAAGACAGTACAAAGGTTCTGATGAACTTCCAAGAGTACTAAACGGTTTGGGTATAGCTATCATCTCTACTTCTAAAGGAGTAATGACTGATAAGAAAGCTAGAGAAGAAAAAGTAGGCGGTGAAGTAATCTGCTATGTTTATTAATTTTTAATCAGAGGAAAATGTCAAGAATTGGTAAAGCAATTATAACAATTCCAGCTGGAGTTACAGTAACTGAAAATAACGGTACTGTAACAGTAAAAGGACCTAAAGGAGAACTTTCTCAGGAACTTACGGCAGGAATTACTTTAGAACAGAAAGATGGTGAACTTAATGTAAACAGACCATCTGATTCTAAACAACACAAAGCGCTTCACGGTTTATACAGAGCGTTGATCAACAACATGATTGTTGGTGTTGCACAAGGTTTCGAAAAGAAACTAGAACTAGTAGGGGTAGGATACAGAGCATCTCACACAGGTCAAAAACTTGAGTTAGCTTTAGGATTCTCTCACGGTATCGTATTAGAACTTCCTAGCGAAGTAAAATTAGATACATTGACTGAAAAAGGTAAAAACCCAATTATTACTTTAGCGTCTCATGACAAGCAACTTCTAGGAATGGTTACTGCAAAGATCCGTTCTTTCAGAAAGCCTGAGCCATACAAAGGAAAAGGTGTAAGATTCGTAGGGGAAATTGTTAGACGTAAAGCTGGTAAATCTGCTTAATAAATTATAAGTATTATGGCATTAAGTAAATTAGAAAAAAGAATAAGAATCAAAAGAAGAGTAAGAGGGAAAATCTCTGGTTCTTCTGAATTGCCAAGATTATCTGTATACAAAAGTAATAAGGAAATTTACGCTCAGTTAATCGATGATAAAAATGGTACAACTCTAGCATCAGCTTCTTCAAGAGAAAAAGGTGTAGACGCTAAAGGAACCAAGACTGAAGTTTCTGCTGCTGTAGGTAAAGCTATCGCTGCTAAAGCAATCGCTGCAGGAATTGAAAGTATTGTATTTGACAGAAACGGTTTCGTATACCACGGTAGAGTAAAAGCTCTAGCTGATGGTGCGAGAGAAGGAGGACTTAAATTCTAATCATAAAAATTTCGGAAAATATGTTAGGACTAGATAATATAGAAAGAGTAAAACCGGGAGGATTAGAATTAAAAGATCGTCTCGTAGCTGTTAACAGAGTAACAAAAGTAACCAAAGGAGGTAGAGCTTTCGGATTTTCTGCTATCGTTGTAGTAGGTAATGAAGACGGAGTAATCGGTCACGGTTTAGGAAAATCTAAAGAAGTAGCTTCTGCAATTGCTAAAGCTGTTGAAGATGCTAAGAAAAACCTTGTGAAAGTTCCTGTAATGAACCACACTATTCCTCACCAAACTACAGCAAGATACGGTGGTGCAGATATCTTCTTAAGACCTGCTTCTCACGGTACAGGACTTATCGCCGGTGGTGCGGTAAGAGCGGTATTGGAATCTGCTGGTATTCACGATATCCTTTCAAAATCTAAAGGATCTTCTAACCCTCACAACGTGGTGAAAGCTACTTTCAAAGCGTTATTGGATATCAGAAGACCTGAAGAGATTGCTAGAATGAGAGGAGTTTCTCTAAGTAAAGTGTTTAACGGTTAATAATTAAAACAATGGCAACAATCAAAGTAAAGCAAGTAAGAAGCGCTATTGGAAGAACAAAAACCCAAAAGAGAACGCTTGAAGCATTAGGATTAAAGAAACTTCACCAAGTTGTAGAACACGAAGCTACTCCTTCTATCTTAGGAATGATAGCTGCAGTTAGTCATTTACTTGAAGTTCAAAAATAATTTTTAAAATAATTTTAAAATGAATTTAAACAACATAAAACCAGCTGCAGGATCTACTTTCAATTCAAAAAGAATTGGTAGAGGTCAGGGTACTGGAAAAGGAGGTACATCTACAAAAGGACATAAAGGACAGAAAGCAAGAGCTGGTTATTCTCAGAAAATCGGTTTCGAAGGTGGACAGATGCCTTTACAAAGAAGATTACCTAAATTCGGTTTCAAAAACATTAACAGAAAAGAGTTTAGAGGAATTAACCTTGATACTATCCAAACATTAATCGAGAACAAATCCATCACTGGAGATATCACGAAAGAAGTTTTAGTAGAAAACGGTTTAGTTTCTAAAAACGAATTAGTGAAAATTATGGGTAGAGGAGAATTGAAATCTGCGGTTTCAATCTCTGCTGACAAGTTCACTAAATCTGCTGAAGAGCTTATTGCTAAGGCAGGTGGAAAAGCAATTACCTTATAATACTTACTAATGAAAGAATTTATACAAACACTTAAAAATATTTGGAGCCTAAAGGAACTAAGAGAAAAAATTCTCTTTACGTTAGGTATTATCCTTGTGTATAGATTCGCATCTTATATCTCACTTCCCGCAATTAACCTTGCAGAAGTGGGAGATCTCTTAGAGCATTATAAAAATCAAGGCGGTAACAAGCAAGGAGCAGGTCTCCTTGGCTTGCTTTCGTCGTTTACGGGGGGAGCTTTCAGCCACGCTTCCGTAATGGCGTTGGGTATCATGCCTTATATTTCTGCTTCTATTATTGTTCAGTTGATGGGGATGGCTATTCCTTATCTTCAGAAGCTTCAGAAAGATGGAGAGTCAGGTAGAAATACATTGAATCAGATTACAAGATGGTTAACTATTGGTGTTTGTTTAGTACAGGCTCCTTCTTATTTAACCTCAATTACTCAATTATTCTTACCGTATGCTCAATTCCAGTCTGCATATTTTGTAGAGCCAAATTCTATCATGTTCTGGTTACCAAGTATTGTTATCCTGGTTGCCGGTTCGGTATTCGCAATGTGGTTGGGTGAGAAAATCACCGACAAAGGTATCGGAAACGGTATCTCTATCCTTATTATGGTGGGGATCCTTTCAAGATTACCTGAAGCATTCGTACAGGAAATGGCCGTGCAGAACGGAAAAGGAGGAATGGGATCTATCATGATCCTTATTGAAGTATTATTCTGGATGTTGGTTGTTCTTTTAGCAGTAATCCTATCGGTAGCTGTTAGAAAAATTCCAATTCAGTATGTAAGCAGAGCTCAAGCAAGAGGAGGTGTAAACAGAAATCTAATGCAGGGAGCAAGACAATGGATCCCATTGAAAGTAAATGCTGCTGGTGTAATGCCGATTATCTTTGCTCAGGCATTGATGTTCGTACCAGGATTATTAACAAAATTCGATGAGTCCAATACTTTTCTTGCAGGTTTCAAGAATGTTTTTAGCTGGCAGTACAACGTATTGTTTGCGCTATTAATTATTATCTTCTCATTTTTCTATACTGCGATTACAATTCCGGTAAACCAGATGGCTGATGATTTGAAGAGAAATGGAGGTTTAGTACCGAAAGTAAGACCCGGTAAAGAAACAGCTGATTATTTAGATGATATTTTATCAAAAATTACCTTGCCAGGTGCAATTTTTTTATCTATCTTTGCAGTCCTTCCGGCAATTGTGCATGGAAGCTTTGTTCAGACAGATGCGTTTGCCCTATTTTTCGGGGGAACGTCACTATTGATTATGGTGGGAGTAATTTTAGATACTGTTCAACAGATTAATACATATCTGCTGAACCATCACTATGATGGCTTAATGCAGTCTAAATTGTCAAGAACGACTGGATATTAATTTATGGCAAAACAAAAACATATTGAACAAGACGGCGTTATAACGGAAGCTCTTTCGAACGCCCAGTTCCGTGTAGAGCTGGAAAATGGGCATATCCTTATTGCTCATATCTCTGGTAAAATGAGAATGCATTATATTAAACTTTTACCTGGAGACAAGGTAAAACTAGAAATGTCTCCCTATGATTTAACGAAAGGGAGAATCACATTTAGATATTAAAAAACAAATGCCAAATGGAATATTTATTCCATTTGGCTCTTGTTGAAAAATAAATACTATCAGAAATGAAATCGCAAGATTCCATTTAACATTAGTAAAAATAAATACTATCAAATGAAAGTTAGAGCATCAATTAAAAAAAGAAGTGCTGACTGCAAAATCGTACGCAGAAAAGGTGTACTGTTTGTAATCAACAAAAAGAACCCAAAATTTAAACAAAGACAAGGCTAACATTAAATTATGGCGAGAATTGCAGGTATTGATTTACCAAAAAACAAAAGAGGTGTTATCGGTTTAACTTACATCTACGGAGTTGGAAGAAGTACTTCTTCCGAAATCCTTAAAGCTGCCGGTATCAGCGAAGACAAGAAAGTCAACGAATGGAATGACGATGAATTGGCTGCAATCAGAACCTATATCTCTGAAAACGTAAAAGTTGAAGGAGAATTGAGATCTGAAGTGCAATTGAACATCAAGAGATTGATGGACATAGGATGCCAACGAGGAATACGTCACAGACTAGGACTACCTTTAAGAGGCCAGAGAACGAAAAATAACTCTAGAACCCGTAAAGGAAAGAGAAAAACTGTTGCTAACAAGAAAAAGGCAAGTAAATAATCGTTAGGAATTATGGCAAAACAATCTAAAGTAGTTAAAAAAAGAAAAGTAAAAGTTGAAGCTATTGGTGAAGCGCATATTCAAGCTTCTTTCAATAACATCATCATTTCTTTAACAAATAAAAACGGAGAAGTTATCTCTTGGGCATCTGCCGGTAAAATGGGTTTCAGAGGTTCTAAAAAGAATACTCCATTTGCTGCTCAAATGGCAGCAGAAAATTGCTCTAATGTTGCTCACGAAGCTGGGTTAAGAAGAGTTAAGGTGTTTGTGAAAGGTCCTGGTGCAGGTAGAGAATCTGCAATCAGAACGATCCACAATTCAGGAATTGAAGTTAGTGAAATCGTTGATGTGACTCCTATGCCACACAATGGATGTAGACCACCGAAAAGAAGAAGAGTTTAATTTTTAGAATTTACCCATTATGGCAAGATATATTGGACCTAAAACTAAGATTGCTAGAAAGTTTGGTGCTGCAATCTACGGAGATGACAAAAACTTCGAAAAAAGAAAAAACCAACCGCCAGGACAACACGGTCCTAACAAGAGAAGAGGTGCTAAAAAATCAGAATATGCAGTTCAGCTAGCTGAAAAACAAAAAGCTAAATATACTTACGGTATTTTAGAAAGACAGTTTGCTAACTTATTTGAAAAAGCACACAGAAGTAAAGGAGTAACAGGGGAAGTTCTATTACAACTTTGCGAATCTAGACTGGATAACGTAGTATACAGATTAGGTTTTGCTAAAACAAGATCTGCTGCTAGACAATTAGTTTCTCACAGACACATCACTGTGAACGGAGAAATTCTTAACATCCCTTCGTATTTGGTAAAAGCTGGTGATGTAATCGCTGTAAGAGAAAAATCTAAATCTCTTGAAGTTGTTACAGATGCATTAGCTTCTAAAGCAAATTATGAGTGGTTACAATTCAACGATGAGAAGAAAGAAGGTACCTTCATTTCTGCTCCTGAAAGAATCCAGATTCCGGAAGACATCAAGGAGAACCTTATCGTCGAACTTTACTCTAAATAATTTTTTAATCAAATTTTTGCTCAACCCAATAATATGGCAATTTTACAATTCATAAAACCCGATAAAGTAATTTTACTTAACTCTGATGAATTTAAAGGTCAATTTGAATTCAGACCTTTAGAACCAGGTTTCGGGCTTACAATCGGTAATGCTTTGAGAAGAGTGTTGCTTTCTTCTCTGGAAGGATACGCTATTTCATCTATCAAAATAGAAGGTGTAGAGCACGAATTTTCAACTATTCCAGGAGTAATCGAAGACGTTACTGAAATTATTCTTAACCTTAAGCAGGTTAGATTAAAAGCTTCAGCAGAAGGCCAGGCTAACGAGCAGGTGGTTGCTAAAGTTTCAGGTCAAACGGTTATTACTGCTGGGGATTTAGGAAAGTCTATCAACGGATTTGAGGTGCTGAACCCGGATCTTGTGATCTGCAACCTAAATACTGATGTAACTTTCGAAATTACTTTCAATATTGAAAAAGGTAGAGGGTATGTTCCTTCTGAACAAAATAAATCAAACAATGCACCAGTAGGTACTATTGCTATTGATTCTATTTTCACGCCGATTAAGAAAGTACAATACAGCATTGAAAATTATCGTGTAGAGCAAAAAACAGACTACGAAAAACTTGTATTAGATATAGAAACTGACGGGTCTATCAGCCCTCAGAATGCTTTAACTGAAGCTTCTAAGATATTAATTTATCACTTCATGCTGTTCTCTGATGAGAGAATCACGCTTGAAACTGAAGCCGTAAAAGCGTCTATCCAATACGATGAAGAAACGCTTCATACAAGACAACTTCTTAAGTCTAAATTAGCAGATATGGATCTTTCCGTAAGAGCCCTTAACTGTCTGAAAGCAGCTGAAGTAGAAACTCTTGGAGAACTGGTTTCTTACAGTAAGTCTGATTTGATGAAATTCAGAAATTTTGGTAAAAAATCTTTGACAGAACTAGAAGAATTAGTGCATTCAAAAGGTCTTAACTTCGGTTTCGACGTTGCAAAATATAAGTTAGACGCTGATAAATAATTAATAATGAGACACGGTAAAAAATTCAATCACTTAGGAAGAACAGCTTCTCACAGAAGTGCTTTACTTTCTAATATGGCTTGTTCTCTAATTGAGCATAAAAGAATCAACACTACTGTAGCTAAAGCTAAAGCTTTAAGAGTATATGTTGAGCCTCTATTAACAAAAGCAAAAGAAGATACTACACACAACAGAAGAGTAGTATTCTCTTACCTTCAAAATAAATTTGCGGTTGCTGAATTATTCAGAACTGTAGCTCCTAAAATCGCTGAAAGAAACGGTGGTTATACAAGAATCATTAAGACAGGTTTCAGACCAGGTGATGCTGCTGATATGGCTCTTATCGAATTGGTAGATTTCAACGAGCTTTACAACCCTAATGCTGAAGAGAAAAAAGCTACAAGAAGAAGCAGAAGATCAACTGCTGCACCTAAAAAAGCAGAAGCTGTAGTAGCTGATGCTCCTGCAGTAGAAGAGAAAGTAGAAGAAGCTAAAGCTGATACTACTGAAGAAAAAACTGAAGAATAATATTCATTCAGATATCAATGAAAAACCATCCGTGATCGGATGGTTTTTTTTGTTGGTTTGTCCCACTCTAAAAAGGTTGACTAAAAAGCATAAATATATCTCTAGCAAACCTGAAATAAATAAGATAAACGAAAATTTTGTTAAAAACGTTCATCATTATTTATCCTTGTTTAACCTCGTGGCTAATAAAAAATCGGCTGACTTTGATTTTTATCTCGTAATTATTTGAGGAGGAAGAATACCCCTAAAGTGTAATTGACTGATATTTTAAAATAAAAGAAATTTGAGTTTCTAAAAATACCGATCATGAAAGTTTTAAAAGACAAATTATCAAAAACAGTTTCAGGAGAGAGCATCAGTTTTACAGATACTCCCAATAAGGAAGGAAATATTGTTCCGGAATATATCATTATTCATTTTACTGCCGGAAGAAGTGCAGAGAGTTCCGTAAGCTGGTTCAAAGATCCTGCAGCTAAAGCTTCTGCTCATCTTGTCATAGACAGGGAAGGGAAGATTACCCAAATGGTAGACTTTAACAGAAAAGCATGGCACGCCGGAAAAAGCCGATGGGCAGACCGCTCAGGATTTAACGATTTCTCTATAGGAATAGAACTGGATAATCCCGGAAGGCTTACCAATGTGAATGACAGATTCTATGCATGGTTTGGAAAGGAATATCCAAAAGAATTTGTGGTCAGAGAAAAACATAAGCATGAAGAGAATGATTCCTATTGGCATAATTTTACAGAGAAGCAGATCGATTCCTGTTTCCGGGTTTGCAAACTACTGATGGAGACTTATAACATTAAAGATATTCTGGGACATGATGATATTGCGCCTTTCAGGAAAAATGATCCCGGACCTGTATTTCCAATGGAAAGCTTTAGGGCAAAATTGTTAGGAAGAGAGGATGACACTGCGGACATTTATCAGGTGACGGCAGATCAGGTTAATATAAGAAAAGGAGCCGGAACTGAGTTTGATTCAATCATGAAGCTTAAAAAAGGAACTCAGGTAGAATTTATCAAAAGCAAGCTGGGCTGGTTCTATGTCTATGTTTTACTGAAACCGGTAAACGGAGAAGAACCTGTATACGGCTGGATCAACAGTGATCTGTTGAAGAAAATATAACTTACATACACCATAAATAAAAGTCCCCCAATTTTCATTGAGGGACTTTGCTGTTTCTATATCTTGGTTCTCTTCAGTTCGATCACATTATTGCCTTGTTCAAGGTGAAGGCTGTCTCCTTTTACCCTGGCTGTCATATCGTCTTTTTTATAGACGGTTTCACCATCCTTGGTTTCTGTTTTAGGAAGGGTGAATGTTTTCTTATTGCTGGTAATGGCCACCGTATTTTCCTTAGGATCATTCTTGAATACAACTTTTACCAGTGTTCCGTCTGTTGCTTTATAAACGAAATCTGTTTTTTCTGTTTTCTGACCGTTTACTTCAGTTGTAGAAGAACTCTGCGTTATCGAATCAATTTTCCCGTTGTTGTCAGTGATTACTGTTTCAGAGCTGTCGGTTTTGATGATGCTCTTGTTTCCGCTTTCACTTTTTTTACAGCCAACTAATGATAATACAGCTGCTGAAACTGCTATTAAAAGCCCTTTTTTCATGATATTTTATTTTTTTTAATGGGTTGGGTATAAATTGTTTTAGAATGGTAATCAAAAATTGATTAAATTTAATAGAAACAAAAAGTAAACCAACAGCCATGAATTCAAGCCTTAAAATTACACAAAAGTGTAATTGATTCCGCTCTGTTTTCTTCAGAAATTTGTCTTAAACAAAAAAACAATGAGCATTTCCATAGCCATAGTAGAAGACGAAAAAAACTACAACAATGCGTTGAAGAAGGTCATCAATTACCAGGATGATATGAAAGTTGTCGCCCAGTTTTTCGATGGAAGCGAAGCCCTGAAAAATCTCTCCGATATTTCCCCGGATGTCGTGATGATGGATATCCAGCTTCAGGATATGCTCGGCATCGAAATTATTGAGAAACTGAAAAAGGATATGCCGAATACCCAGTTTATCATGTGTACCAGTTTTGAAGATGATGAAAAGATCTTCAATTCCCTTAAAGCTGGTGCAATGGGCTACCTGATTAAAGGAGAAAGCATGGACAAGATCCTTTCCTCAATCCGGGATGTCTATAACGGTGGTGCCCCCATGAGTTTTTCCATTGCCCGCAAAGTACTCAGCCATTTTGAGAGAAAACGTCCCGAGATAAAAGATTTTGAAGAGCTTACTGCAAGAGAAAAAGAAGTGCTGGAACTTCTTTCACAGGGACTTTTGTATAAAGAGATTGCTGATAAAAAATGCATCAGCACAGACACCGTAAAAAAACACGTAGGAAACATCTACAGGAAGCTGCATGTCAGCAATAAAGTAGAAGCCATTAATAAATTTAACC
This region of Chryseobacterium vaccae genomic DNA includes:
- the rplN gene encoding 50S ribosomal protein L14 — encoded protein: MLQTESRLKVADNTGAKEVLVIRVLGGTRRRYASVGDKIVVTIKDSTPSGNAKKGQVSKAVVVRTKKAVRRKDGSYIKFEDNACVLLNAAGEMRGTRVFGPVARELRDKEYMKIISLAPEVL
- the rpsC gene encoding 30S ribosomal protein S3, which encodes MGQKTNPIGNRLGIIRGWDSNWFGGNDYGDRIAEDYKIRRYLEARLSKGGISKIYIERTLKLVTVTITTARPGLIIGKGGQEVDKLKEELKKLTGKDIQINIFEIKRPELDAVLVADSISKQIENRISYRRAVKMAMASTMRMGAEGIKVQISGRLNGAEMARSESFKEGRIPLSTFRADIDYHWAEAHTTYGRLGVKVWIMKGEVYGKRELSPLVGQQKKGGPAGGGNRGGDRDNRRPRKNNNNNNNN
- the rpsQ gene encoding 30S ribosomal protein S17; amino-acid sequence: MDRNLRKERIGVVSSNKMEKTIVVSETTRVKHPMYGKFVLKTKKYTAHDENNECTEGDTVLIQETRPLSKNKRWRLVRIIEKAK
- the rplO gene encoding 50S ribosomal protein L15: MNLNNIKPAAGSTFNSKRIGRGQGTGKGGTSTKGHKGQKARAGYSQKIGFEGGQMPLQRRLPKFGFKNINRKEFRGINLDTIQTLIENKSITGDITKEVLVENGLVSKNELVKIMGRGELKSAVSISADKFTKSAEELIAKAGGKAITL
- the rplF gene encoding 50S ribosomal protein L6; the encoded protein is MSRIGKAIITIPAGVTVTENNGTVTVKGPKGELSQELTAGITLEQKDGELNVNRPSDSKQHKALHGLYRALINNMIVGVAQGFEKKLELVGVGYRASHTGQKLELALGFSHGIVLELPSEVKLDTLTEKGKNPIITLASHDKQLLGMVTAKIRSFRKPEPYKGKGVRFVGEIVRRKAGKSA
- the rplR gene encoding 50S ribosomal protein L18, whose product is MALSKLEKRIRIKRRVRGKISGSSELPRLSVYKSNKEIYAQLIDDKNGTTLASASSREKGVDAKGTKTEVSAAVGKAIAAKAIAAGIESIVFDRNGFVYHGRVKALADGAREGGLKF
- the rplX gene encoding 50S ribosomal protein L24; the protein is MSKLKIKRGDNVIITTGKKDIKGKTGEVIEVIKKEGRDPRVIVAGLNIVKKHVKPSASNPQGGITEKEASIHISNVALVGKDGKAIKIGYKIEGDKKVRINKKTGETL
- the rpmC gene encoding 50S ribosomal protein L29 encodes the protein MKQADIKNLSAGDIQAKLAELKAQYSKLKLAHKISPIENPIQIKDLRRTIARLNTELTNKQ
- the rpmD gene encoding 50S ribosomal protein L30, which gives rise to MATIKVKQVRSAIGRTKTQKRTLEALGLKKLHQVVEHEATPSILGMIAAVSHLLEVQK
- the rplP gene encoding 50S ribosomal protein L16 gives rise to the protein MLQPKRTKFRRVHKMKMKGNAQRGSQLAYGTFGIKAIEGAWITARQIEAARIAATRYMKREGQLWIKIFPDKPITKKPAEVRMGKGKGAVEYWVAVVKPGKIMFEVGGVPYEVAKEALRLAAQKLPVVTKFVVANDFVKPL
- the rpsN gene encoding 30S ribosomal protein S14, with the protein product MAKESMKARERKREALVAKYAAKRQALKEAGDYEGLQKLPKNASPVRLHNRCKLTGRPRGYMRTFGISRVTFREMANNGLIPGVRKASW
- the rplE gene encoding 50S ribosomal protein L5 → MEFIARPKKIYQEKIVPAMMEEFGYKSIMQVPKLEKIVISQGLGDATADKKIIDYAVEELTMITGQKAVGTISKKDEAAFKLRKGMPVGAKVTLRAQRMYEFLDRLTSSALPRIRDFSGIKADGFDGRGNYNLGITEQIIFPEIAIDKVKKIQGMDITFVTTAKTDKEAKALLTHFGLPFKKN
- the rpsE gene encoding 30S ribosomal protein S5, producing MLGLDNIERVKPGGLELKDRLVAVNRVTKVTKGGRAFGFSAIVVVGNEDGVIGHGLGKSKEVASAIAKAVEDAKKNLVKVPVMNHTIPHQTTARYGGADIFLRPASHGTGLIAGGAVRAVLESAGIHDILSKSKGSSNPHNVVKATFKALLDIRRPEEIARMRGVSLSKVFNG
- the rpsH gene encoding 30S ribosomal protein S8, which codes for MVTDPISDFLTRVRNAQSAGHKVVEIPASKIKKEITKILFDQGYILNFKFEDNAVQGSIKIALKYDKQTNKPAIKSIQRASRPGLRQYKGSDELPRVLNGLGIAIISTSKGVMTDKKAREEKVGGEVICYVY